Proteins from one Chitinophaga oryzae genomic window:
- a CDS encoding RNA ligase family protein, which produces MAISQKYGRTYHYPFSPGTTSDDRIQHDYWDWLVNIPQLIHTEKLDGENNCLSRHGVFARSHVAPTTSPWTESIRRYWQSIKNDLGDLEIFLENLYAVHSIEYKNLDHHFYVFGVREHDRWLSWEETCFYAAMLDLPVVPVVSAITPPAVRTGFERDTLSLVGGRGAFDPHDAFSGEPTIMEGIVTRNAAGYPVSEFSHNVFKYVRKGHVKTDQHWTRHWRRARLNYEGGNYVADNR; this is translated from the coding sequence ATGGCGATTTCCCAAAAATATGGCCGTACCTATCATTATCCGTTCTCACCGGGAACTACCAGCGATGACCGTATCCAGCATGATTACTGGGACTGGCTGGTAAACATACCGCAGCTGATACATACGGAAAAACTGGACGGGGAGAATAACTGCCTTTCCCGTCACGGCGTGTTTGCACGCTCTCATGTGGCGCCCACTACGTCACCGTGGACCGAAAGTATCCGCCGGTACTGGCAAAGCATTAAAAATGACCTCGGTGACCTGGAGATTTTCCTGGAGAACCTGTACGCCGTACATTCTATCGAATATAAAAACCTGGACCATCACTTTTATGTGTTTGGCGTCCGGGAGCATGACCGGTGGCTGAGCTGGGAGGAGACCTGCTTTTACGCCGCCATGCTGGACCTCCCGGTGGTGCCGGTGGTAAGCGCTATAACGCCGCCGGCTGTACGGACTGGCTTTGAGCGCGACACGCTGTCGCTCGTCGGCGGCCGTGGCGCTTTTGATCCGCACGACGCTTTCAGCGGTGAGCCAACCATCATGGAGGGCATCGTAACCCGTAATGCTGCCGGTTATCCGGTCAGCGAATTTTCACACAACGTGTTTAAATATGTCCGCAAGGGGCATGTGAAAACCGATCAGCACTGGACCCGCCACTGGCGCAGGGCCCGGCTTAACTACGAAGGAGGTAATTATGTGGCAGATAACAGATAA
- a CDS encoding FecR family protein, whose amino-acid sequence MTENQPSPEWEKLAAKLEQPRQEGPLSPEEEAYFDIRDAAEGWQEIASLDTTAAWQEVAARIEHTQRKRYSINWFRVAAAAVVTGLIAGGAVFLLKPPRHKPTTSVVAHAAGNNQQIQLITGSGATVVLDSVTQLKEADGTRITAGKAGVAYQAARTGGAPVFNTLVVPRGQTYKVTLADGTRVWLNADSRLRFPVAFSGDAREVELEGEACFETAPMAAKPFLVKVRDMKVTVLGTEFNINAYTNNTLTTLVSGKVKVDAGPLVKELSPGQQAVCRQGNMTVASVDAEQFTAWKEGLLVFDNESLEDIMIRLGREYDYTVNFENKSLQQLRIGGNIEKSPSVAQVLTLIEQLTDVHFVIDQPKRTIMVKQGK is encoded by the coding sequence ATGACAGAAAACCAACCATCCCCCGAGTGGGAGAAGCTTGCAGCCAAACTGGAACAACCCCGGCAGGAAGGACCGCTTTCGCCGGAAGAGGAGGCGTATTTCGACATCAGGGACGCGGCAGAAGGCTGGCAGGAAATAGCATCACTGGACACCACAGCAGCCTGGCAGGAAGTGGCGGCCAGGATAGAACATACACAACGGAAAAGATATTCCATTAATTGGTTCCGGGTGGCCGCAGCGGCGGTCGTCACCGGGTTGATTGCAGGAGGAGCGGTATTCCTGTTGAAACCACCGCGTCATAAACCAACCACCAGCGTAGTGGCTCATGCTGCCGGGAACAATCAGCAAATACAACTGATTACCGGCAGCGGCGCTACGGTAGTACTGGACTCCGTCACGCAGCTCAAAGAAGCAGACGGCACCCGCATTACCGCCGGTAAAGCAGGTGTGGCCTACCAGGCAGCCCGGACAGGCGGCGCTCCTGTATTTAACACCCTCGTGGTACCGCGCGGACAAACCTATAAAGTGACCCTCGCCGACGGCACACGGGTATGGCTCAACGCTGATTCGCGGCTGCGTTTTCCGGTGGCCTTTTCCGGCGATGCCCGCGAAGTGGAACTGGAAGGGGAGGCCTGCTTTGAGACGGCGCCTATGGCTGCCAAACCTTTCCTCGTAAAGGTACGCGACATGAAAGTGACGGTTCTGGGAACGGAGTTTAACATCAACGCCTATACCAACAACACACTCACCACCCTCGTTTCCGGTAAGGTAAAGGTAGACGCCGGCCCGCTCGTCAAAGAGCTGTCTCCCGGTCAGCAGGCGGTTTGCCGGCAGGGTAATATGACCGTGGCCAGCGTTGATGCCGAACAGTTCACCGCCTGGAAAGAAGGCCTCCTGGTATTTGACAATGAAAGCCTGGAGGATATCATGATCAGACTGGGCCGCGAATACGATTATACCGTCAACTTTGAAAATAAATCATTACAACAACTACGCATCGGCGGAAACATCGAAAAATCACCCTCCGTCGCTCAGGTGCTGACTTTAATTGAACAACTGACAGATGTACACTTTGTAATAGATCAACCAAAACGTACCATCATGGTAAAACAAGGCAAATAA
- a CDS encoding RNA polymerase sigma-70 factor, whose translation MQETPFSLEQFELLFKEHFKPLALLAYSVVKDKDVAKDIVQEFFVKFWETQHTLQLRGPFEGYAARAVKNRSLNYIARQEVQDKHRQLFAAMPPDDQDTGHADREQFYQRLSHAIDCMPEQRRRVFLMSAADNKKYADIARELNISINTVKFHIKAAYVFLRNEAFMPLWISILLNMLYFFEKKFPVVPTLF comes from the coding sequence ATGCAGGAGACTCCTTTTTCGTTGGAGCAATTTGAATTGTTGTTTAAAGAACATTTCAAACCATTAGCCCTGCTGGCATATAGTGTGGTGAAAGACAAGGATGTTGCCAAGGATATTGTGCAGGAATTCTTTGTAAAGTTCTGGGAAACACAGCATACCCTGCAGTTAAGGGGGCCTTTTGAAGGCTATGCTGCCCGCGCGGTAAAGAACAGAAGCCTCAACTACATTGCCCGGCAGGAAGTACAGGACAAACACCGGCAGCTTTTTGCCGCCATGCCGCCGGATGACCAGGATACCGGCCATGCGGACAGGGAACAGTTTTATCAACGGTTATCGCATGCTATCGACTGTATGCCGGAGCAGCGCCGCCGCGTTTTCCTCATGAGCGCCGCCGATAATAAAAAGTATGCGGATATAGCCCGCGAACTTAATATCTCCATCAACACCGTTAAATTTCATATCAAGGCGGCCTATGTTTTTCTGCGGAATGAAGCTTTTATGCCGCTGTGGATCAGCATTTTACTGAACATGCTGTATTTTTTTGAAAAAAAGTTTCCCGTCGTACCTACCCTTTTTTAA
- a CDS encoding DUF4272 domain-containing protein: MENCTLYTHEVDMGKVLTRMRAHFDASALNVNGQEDNWESITVVSKKRRLRKGNTITITYRQRSVPGYTLEHSDEPIIVNLHGMYAFVQQIDAENQELKRLLLGKIPTVNTEIAIKAEPSFNGDLRSAVMELAYELDAFFFSEGNSIFNTDVQGFWDKTGALLLDVNGHSTATNLTVNIEAKYFDSQTPPSAEALERKARSLQQLQVMGVRSSAMLPPIVDETAAVIRTPEEVAQRVAILTVVNGVAFGHLQPQDVISYLQKNQLWEHATPDEKKFLHHPTEEEKTKATWKCESIWVLLWALGLLPELGYMTDLCNLDMVPEEVFPFRGLAGDLTPFFEKATTLRPAAAILDANDLYYRAHWSCVDARLKSEEAPVHPGVVYERHYALNWLINYRNQPWDSVTCDT, translated from the coding sequence ATGGAAAATTGTACCCTCTACACGCATGAGGTAGATATGGGGAAGGTGTTGACGCGCATGCGTGCGCATTTCGATGCATCGGCCCTGAATGTAAACGGACAGGAAGACAACTGGGAGAGTATTACCGTAGTTTCGAAAAAGAGACGTTTAAGAAAAGGCAATACCATTACAATCACTTACCGCCAACGGTCAGTACCGGGCTACACCCTGGAACACAGTGATGAGCCCATCATCGTTAATCTTCACGGCATGTACGCCTTCGTGCAACAAATCGATGCCGAAAACCAGGAACTGAAAAGATTATTGCTGGGAAAAATCCCGACCGTTAACACGGAAATAGCTATCAAAGCCGAACCCTCTTTCAACGGAGATCTCCGCTCCGCCGTCATGGAACTGGCCTACGAACTGGATGCTTTCTTTTTCTCCGAGGGCAATTCCATCTTCAACACCGACGTACAGGGATTCTGGGATAAAACCGGCGCCCTGCTGCTGGATGTGAACGGCCACTCTACCGCTACCAATCTCACAGTAAATATCGAGGCAAAATATTTCGACAGCCAGACGCCTCCCTCCGCGGAAGCACTGGAAAGAAAAGCCCGCAGCCTGCAACAGCTGCAGGTCATGGGTGTTCGCTCCAGCGCCATGCTGCCGCCTATCGTCGATGAAACCGCGGCCGTCATCCGCACGCCGGAGGAAGTAGCCCAAAGGGTAGCTATCCTCACTGTGGTCAACGGCGTAGCCTTCGGACATCTGCAACCGCAGGACGTGATCTCCTATCTGCAGAAAAATCAACTGTGGGAACACGCCACTCCCGACGAAAAAAAATTCCTGCACCATCCCACCGAAGAAGAGAAAACAAAAGCTACCTGGAAATGCGAAAGCATCTGGGTATTGCTCTGGGCCCTGGGCCTGCTGCCTGAACTGGGATACATGACCGATCTCTGTAACCTCGACATGGTGCCGGAAGAAGTGTTCCCTTTCCGCGGCCTGGCCGGCGATCTCACACCCTTCTTTGAAAAAGCCACCACACTGCGTCCCGCTGCAGCGATACTCGATGCCAACGATCTTTACTACCGCGCCCACTGGTCCTGCGTAGACGCCCGCCTGAAAAGCGAAGAGGCGCCGGTACATCCGGGAGTGGTTTATGAAAGACATTATGCCCTCAACTGGTTGATTAATTACCGCAACCAGCCATGGGACAGTGTTACGTGCGACACCTGA
- a CDS encoding 3-keto-disaccharide hydrolase, producing the protein MKKLLTTLLLLSGLQSYAQKEIAPDKWLKLFNGKDLNDWDVKITGYDLNDNFGNTFRVKDGYLTVAYDQYDEFKERYGHIFYKKNFSAYLVVAEYRFTGDQVKGGPGWAFRNSGIMLHGQPAATMTKDQDFPISLEEQLLGGNGKDPRTTANLCTPGTNVVMNGKLITDHCISSTSKTYHGDQWVHVEALVLRDSVIKHIVQGDTVIVYNKPQIGAGNVSHADPTVKQDGKLLTEGSISLQSESHPVQFRKVELFDLSPYINDPVKLNRILHLLQQRNKGRK; encoded by the coding sequence ATGAAAAAATTACTGACCACGTTATTGTTACTCTCCGGCCTCCAAAGCTATGCACAAAAGGAAATAGCCCCCGACAAATGGCTGAAGCTCTTCAATGGCAAGGATTTAAATGACTGGGACGTCAAAATAACCGGTTACGATCTTAATGATAACTTCGGCAACACTTTCCGCGTGAAAGATGGTTACCTCACCGTAGCCTATGATCAATACGATGAATTCAAAGAAAGATACGGACACATCTTCTATAAAAAGAATTTCTCCGCCTACCTCGTGGTAGCAGAATACCGGTTCACCGGCGACCAGGTGAAAGGCGGTCCGGGCTGGGCTTTCCGCAATAGCGGCATCATGCTGCACGGCCAGCCGGCAGCTACGATGACCAAAGACCAGGACTTCCCCATTTCACTGGAAGAACAACTCCTCGGTGGTAATGGTAAAGATCCCAGGACAACGGCCAACCTCTGCACACCCGGCACCAACGTGGTGATGAATGGCAAACTGATCACCGATCACTGCATCAGCTCCACTTCCAAAACATATCATGGCGACCAATGGGTGCACGTGGAAGCGCTGGTACTGCGCGATTCTGTCATCAAACACATCGTTCAGGGCGACACCGTGATCGTGTACAACAAACCGCAGATAGGCGCCGGCAACGTATCACATGCCGATCCCACCGTGAAACAGGACGGAAAACTGCTCACAGAAGGTTCAATCTCTTTGCAAAGTGAAAGCCACCCTGTCCAGTTCCGTAAAGTGGAACTGTTCGACCTGTCACCTTATATCAACGATCCGGTGAAACTCAACAGGATATTGCATTTGCTGCAGCAACGGAACAAAGGCCGTAAATAA
- a CDS encoding DUF885 domain-containing protein, which yields MRKILLCATAAAAMIACNNGNSTQGGGQADSVLNKAFQAYQERFIDQLWKENPDWATGVGYHKYDSVLIVPDSAAAQASLAFAQQQLDSLRSYELSKLTDANQTDYQLIENYLKSVQWSIKELKSNEWDPSSFNVSNTFAFILNENYAPLETRLRAFSARLGNVPAYYEAAKKQIKDPVPELTSLAADQNTGGLSVFEKDFADSLQKTSIGADEKKAMIARAQTAVKAIKDYAAWLKALKPAHPRSFRLGQPLYDQKFNYSIQSSFSASQIYDSAVARKAYVHGEMARISRQLWPKYFGSQPVPADSLELISRMIDTLSLKHVKPEEFQTAIEKQLPELIAFIKEKDLLYIDPSKPLVVRKEPAYMAGVAGASISAPGPYDKGGNTYYNVGSLEGWPKDKAESYLREYNHYILQILDIHEAIPGHYTQLVYANQSPSLIKSLMGNGAMIEGWAVYTEQMMLENGYGNNEPEMWLMWYKWNLRAVCNTILDYSVHVKNMSREDAIHLLTKEAFQQQAEAEGKWKRVSVTSVQLTSYYTGYKEIIDLREAYKQKMGKEYNLKAFNEKFLSYGSAPVKYIRQLMLK from the coding sequence ATGAGAAAGATACTTCTTTGCGCCACGGCGGCTGCGGCCATGATTGCCTGTAACAACGGCAACAGTACCCAGGGCGGTGGTCAGGCCGACAGTGTGCTCAACAAAGCATTCCAGGCCTACCAGGAACGTTTTATCGACCAGCTTTGGAAAGAAAACCCCGATTGGGCCACCGGTGTGGGCTATCACAAGTACGACTCCGTACTGATTGTGCCCGACAGCGCCGCAGCGCAGGCCAGTCTTGCCTTTGCGCAACAGCAGCTGGACTCTCTCAGAAGTTATGAGCTGAGCAAACTGACAGATGCCAACCAAACCGATTATCAGCTGATAGAAAACTATCTGAAGTCGGTACAGTGGAGCATCAAAGAACTGAAGAGCAACGAGTGGGACCCGTCTTCCTTTAACGTGAGCAACACGTTCGCCTTTATTCTCAACGAGAACTACGCACCGCTGGAAACAAGGCTGCGTGCTTTCTCCGCCAGGCTGGGCAATGTGCCGGCATATTACGAAGCCGCCAAAAAACAGATCAAGGACCCGGTACCGGAGCTCACCTCGCTGGCGGCCGACCAGAACACCGGCGGCTTGTCCGTGTTTGAAAAAGACTTTGCAGACTCCCTGCAAAAGACCAGCATCGGCGCAGACGAGAAGAAGGCGATGATTGCCCGTGCGCAGACAGCGGTGAAGGCCATCAAAGACTACGCCGCATGGCTGAAAGCACTGAAGCCCGCCCATCCGCGCAGCTTCCGCCTGGGCCAGCCTCTATATGACCAGAAATTCAACTACAGCATACAGTCTTCTTTCTCCGCTTCGCAGATCTACGATTCTGCAGTAGCGCGCAAAGCTTATGTGCATGGAGAAATGGCCAGGATCAGCCGGCAGCTGTGGCCCAAGTATTTCGGCAGCCAGCCTGTGCCTGCGGATTCACTGGAGCTGATCAGCCGCATGATCGACACCTTATCGCTCAAACATGTGAAACCGGAAGAGTTCCAGACGGCCATTGAAAAACAGCTGCCGGAGCTGATTGCTTTCATCAAGGAAAAAGACCTGCTGTACATCGATCCGTCCAAACCACTGGTCGTACGCAAAGAGCCTGCGTATATGGCCGGCGTGGCCGGCGCTTCCATCAGCGCCCCCGGCCCGTATGACAAGGGCGGCAACACCTACTACAACGTAGGCAGCCTCGAAGGATGGCCGAAAGACAAAGCAGAAAGTTATCTCCGCGAATACAATCATTATATCCTGCAGATACTGGACATCCACGAAGCTATTCCCGGCCATTATACCCAGCTGGTATATGCCAACCAGTCTCCCAGCCTGATCAAATCCCTGATGGGCAACGGCGCTATGATAGAAGGCTGGGCGGTGTACACTGAACAGATGATGCTGGAAAACGGCTATGGCAACAACGAGCCTGAAATGTGGCTGATGTGGTACAAATGGAACCTGCGGGCAGTATGCAATACCATCCTTGATTACAGCGTACATGTGAAAAACATGAGCCGCGAAGACGCCATTCACCTGCTCACGAAAGAAGCGTTCCAGCAGCAGGCGGAAGCAGAAGGCAAATGGAAAAGGGTAAGCGTGACCAGCGTGCAGCTCACCAGCTACTACACCGGTTACAAAGAAATCATCGACCTGCGGGAGGCCTACAAACAGAAGATGGGCAAAGAATACAACCTGAAAGCGTTCAACGAAAAGTTCCTGAGCTATGGCAGCGCCCCGGTGAAATATATCCGGCAGCTGATGCTCAAATAG
- a CDS encoding ATP-binding protein, with amino-acid sequence MWQITDNKDWAALEQQFDWVRVMASVPQDARHHAEGNVAVHTQMVLEQLHQQPLYQELPAQEQEMMWAAALLHDVEKYTTTVVEPDGRITSAGHARKGEMRARQILYRDIPTPFFIRETIAKLVRYHGLPLWVFDKKDPQKAVITASLEVDTRLLALLARADALGRICDDQADLLYRLDCFEELCRDNQCWGVPRAFANAEARMNYLLKEEVSPDYVPYEQPQTQVIMMSGLPGAGKDTFVQQQYKDWPVISLDDIRRAMKIAPTDKSGNGTVIQAAKEQAREYLRKGRSFVWNATNITRQMREQLTSLFFTYHAAVTIVYVEVPAARLLQQNGRREHIVPAAAMERLISKLEVPTLTEAHEVIYHVR; translated from the coding sequence ATGTGGCAGATAACAGATAATAAAGACTGGGCAGCTCTCGAACAGCAGTTCGATTGGGTGCGGGTAATGGCTTCCGTGCCGCAGGATGCCCGTCATCATGCTGAAGGTAACGTGGCCGTACACACGCAGATGGTGCTGGAGCAGCTGCATCAGCAACCGCTTTACCAGGAGCTGCCGGCTCAGGAACAGGAAATGATGTGGGCTGCGGCCTTGCTGCATGACGTGGAAAAATATACCACCACCGTGGTGGAGCCCGACGGCAGGATCACTTCCGCCGGGCACGCCCGCAAAGGGGAGATGCGTGCGCGGCAGATACTCTACCGCGACATACCCACGCCCTTTTTTATACGGGAAACGATCGCTAAACTGGTGCGCTACCACGGCTTGCCACTGTGGGTGTTCGATAAAAAAGATCCGCAGAAAGCGGTGATCACGGCCAGCCTGGAAGTGGATACCCGCCTGCTGGCACTGCTGGCCCGCGCCGATGCGCTGGGCCGCATCTGCGATGACCAGGCTGACCTGCTGTACCGGCTGGACTGCTTCGAAGAGCTGTGCCGCGATAACCAGTGCTGGGGCGTGCCCCGCGCTTTCGCCAATGCGGAAGCACGGATGAATTACCTGCTGAAGGAGGAAGTGTCGCCGGACTATGTGCCGTACGAGCAGCCACAGACACAGGTGATCATGATGAGCGGCTTGCCCGGCGCCGGTAAAGACACTTTCGTACAGCAGCAGTATAAAGACTGGCCGGTCATCTCCCTCGATGATATCAGGAGGGCCATGAAAATAGCGCCGACGGACAAAAGCGGCAACGGCACCGTAATACAGGCCGCCAAAGAGCAGGCGAGGGAGTACCTGCGCAAAGGACGTTCCTTCGTTTGGAATGCTACCAACATCACCCGCCAGATGCGGGAGCAGTTGACCAGCCTGTTCTTTACATATCATGCAGCTGTTACCATCGTATATGTGGAAGTGCCGGCGGCCCGGCTGCTGCAGCAAAACGGCAGGCGCGAACACATCGTGCCGGCGGCAGCCATGGAGCGGCTGATCAGCAAACTGGAAGTGCCCACGCTGACAGAAGCCCATGAAGTGATTTATCATGTGCGCTAA
- a CDS encoding SusC/RagA family TonB-linked outer membrane protein, with protein sequence MKKNYMHGVAMFLKRFYQPVLLFLFCVSWAAAVSAQTQPKVTLKASNMAVPEFLRQLNRQTKLRFLYNQEEMMQLPPVTLQVRNEPLDKVLEAAFKGQHVYYSITNGTLVLRYRPALEKTPVQVVETPPVTGIITDEDGQPLSHVTIQEAGTNRGTYTNDKGFFTFPVTNTSILRISYVGMEPLVVAVGKRRELKLSLKRNSATKEVVVTGMVTRNRESFTGAVATFTGAELKAIGNQNVVQSLKTLDPSFVIVENNSLGANPNAMPNVEVRGKTSLSTSQVKDQFGQDPNLPLFILDGFETQLRNIIDLDMNRVESITILKDAASTAMYGARAANGVVVVETRKPKQGELQVYYSGDFRVEVPDLRSYNLMDAREKLEFEVLSGRYRKRSSEQPQKQLWLDSMYSAHRALVEQGVNTYWLNEPVQTGFTQGHSVYASGGDQQLRYGVGVNYKKISGAMKGSGRDAWGGTVDLTYRKGRFNISNKLNVSGYTAHESPYGPFSNFASASPYFPKRQADGSIAKYLDQPEGDTLNKTIMVVNPLYNAMLNSFDVTKNMGVQNNLQMIWSFNSYLRLQGSLQLSKENTTRENFLSPLNSRFDNSSIYEKGTYNNTRTDLFSYQANIMLTYARVLKQHSVTANLRTEAQEAATRGYITAAQGFPEGSNGNPAFAFSYQTNSRPGVTIDKYRRVNALASVNYMYDSRYMMDLTYRIDGSTAFGSNRKFSPFWSAGIGWNLHQESFFRSLKWINRLKVRADIGSTGNQNFSSFSSADLYQYYQNINPFGQGATLLTMGNPDLKWQNTLNSNAGADITLFNNRFNLTFNAYNKKTDPLIVILTLPSSTGLSGFPANLGYMSTKGVEALANYAVIYKPKQRIIWRVGYTGSIVRSRYEGFDNKLDGLNKQQLDAKSLIRFRDGRSPDDIWAVPSLGIDPATGREVLVKQNGETTFNYSTDDIAVVGNSRPRMEGVISSNLTCGPFSLGINLRYRWGADLFNTALYNKVENISRSALAYNQDKRALYDRWKNPGDVAQFKGISMTDRTEMSSRFIQKDNTVVGESINMGYEMLTQPWLKKAGMQSLRLNAYLNDIFRWSTVRTERGTEYPFTNTIAFSVSASF encoded by the coding sequence ATGAAAAAAAATTACATGCATGGCGTAGCCATGTTCCTGAAAAGATTTTATCAACCTGTACTGCTCTTTCTCTTTTGTGTATCGTGGGCCGCTGCCGTCAGTGCCCAGACACAGCCGAAAGTCACGCTGAAAGCCTCTAACATGGCGGTGCCGGAATTCCTCAGGCAACTGAACCGCCAGACCAAACTGCGTTTCCTCTACAACCAGGAGGAAATGATGCAGCTGCCACCGGTAACTTTACAAGTGCGTAACGAACCGCTGGACAAAGTGCTGGAAGCCGCCTTCAAAGGGCAACATGTGTATTACAGCATCACCAACGGCACGCTGGTGCTGCGCTACCGCCCCGCCCTTGAAAAGACGCCCGTTCAGGTTGTGGAAACACCTCCGGTGACAGGTATCATCACCGATGAAGACGGGCAGCCGCTCTCCCATGTTACCATCCAGGAAGCCGGCACCAACCGCGGCACCTATACCAATGACAAAGGTTTTTTCACCTTCCCGGTCACCAATACCTCCATCCTCCGTATTTCCTATGTAGGCATGGAACCACTCGTTGTAGCCGTCGGTAAAAGAAGAGAACTGAAGTTATCGCTGAAAAGAAACTCCGCAACCAAAGAAGTGGTGGTAACTGGTATGGTTACACGTAACCGCGAAAGCTTCACCGGCGCCGTAGCCACTTTTACCGGTGCTGAACTGAAAGCCATCGGCAACCAGAACGTGGTACAGAGCCTCAAAACACTGGACCCTTCTTTTGTGATCGTGGAAAACAACTCGCTCGGCGCTAACCCCAATGCCATGCCCAACGTGGAAGTAAGAGGTAAAACCAGCCTCTCTACTTCGCAGGTAAAAGACCAGTTCGGACAGGATCCCAACCTGCCGCTTTTTATCCTCGACGGCTTCGAAACACAACTGCGCAATATCATCGACCTCGATATGAACCGCGTAGAGTCCATCACCATCCTGAAAGACGCCGCGTCTACCGCTATGTATGGCGCCCGTGCCGCCAACGGGGTAGTAGTGGTGGAAACACGCAAACCCAAACAGGGAGAATTACAGGTGTACTACAGCGGCGACTTCCGCGTGGAAGTGCCGGACCTGCGCAGCTATAACCTGATGGACGCCCGCGAAAAACTGGAATTCGAAGTATTGTCCGGCAGATACAGGAAACGGTCAAGCGAACAGCCGCAGAAACAGCTGTGGCTGGACAGTATGTACAGCGCCCACCGCGCACTGGTGGAACAAGGCGTGAACACCTACTGGCTCAACGAACCGGTGCAAACCGGTTTCACACAGGGACATTCCGTATATGCCAGCGGCGGCGACCAGCAGCTGCGTTATGGCGTGGGCGTTAACTACAAAAAAATCAGCGGCGCCATGAAAGGCTCCGGCAGGGACGCCTGGGGCGGCACGGTAGACCTGACCTATCGCAAAGGCCGGTTTAATATCAGCAATAAACTCAACGTGTCCGGCTATACGGCGCATGAGTCGCCCTACGGCCCGTTCTCCAACTTCGCCTCCGCCAGCCCCTACTTTCCGAAAAGACAGGCAGACGGCTCCATCGCCAAATACCTCGATCAACCGGAAGGCGACACGCTGAATAAAACGATTATGGTGGTCAACCCGCTGTACAATGCTATGCTCAATAGCTTCGATGTAACAAAGAACATGGGCGTGCAGAACAACCTGCAGATGATCTGGTCGTTCAACAGCTACCTCCGCCTGCAAGGCAGCCTGCAGCTGAGCAAGGAAAATACGACCCGCGAAAACTTCCTTTCACCGCTCAACAGCCGCTTCGATAACAGCAGCATCTACGAAAAAGGTACCTATAATAATACAAGGACAGACCTTTTCAGCTACCAGGCCAATATTATGCTAACGTATGCACGGGTATTGAAACAACATTCCGTCACCGCCAACCTGCGTACGGAAGCCCAGGAAGCCGCTACCAGGGGGTATATCACCGCCGCACAGGGCTTTCCCGAAGGCAGCAACGGCAATCCGGCTTTTGCTTTCTCGTACCAAACCAACAGCCGCCCGGGCGTAACTATCGATAAATACAGGAGAGTTAACGCACTGGCCAGCGTGAACTATATGTACGACAGCCGTTATATGATGGACCTCACCTACAGGATAGATGGTTCCACCGCTTTTGGCAGCAACCGCAAATTCTCTCCGTTCTGGTCTGCCGGCATCGGATGGAATCTGCACCAGGAAAGCTTCTTCAGGTCGCTGAAATGGATTAACCGACTGAAAGTGAGAGCAGACATCGGCAGCACCGGTAACCAGAACTTCAGCAGCTTCTCTTCCGCTGATCTGTACCAGTACTACCAGAATATCAACCCTTTCGGACAAGGCGCTACCCTGCTGACCATGGGCAACCCGGACCTGAAATGGCAAAATACGCTGAACAGCAACGCCGGCGCAGATATTACCCTGTTCAACAATCGTTTCAACCTGACTTTTAACGCCTATAACAAAAAAACAGACCCGTTAATCGTCATCCTCACCCTGCCCAGTTCTACCGGCTTGAGCGGATTCCCGGCCAACCTCGGTTATATGTCCACCAAAGGGGTAGAAGCCCTGGCTAACTATGCTGTGATCTATAAACCCAAACAACGCATCATCTGGCGTGTCGGCTATACCGGCAGCATAGTACGCAGCAGGTACGAAGGGTTTGACAACAAACTCGACGGCCTCAACAAACAACAGCTGGACGCCAAATCCCTCATCCGTTTCCGGGATGGCCGCAGCCCCGATGATATTTGGGCGGTGCCCTCGCTGGGCATAGACCCCGCCACCGGCCGGGAAGTGCTGGTGAAACAAAACGGCGAAACCACTTTCAACTACAGCACCGACGATATCGCCGTGGTGGGCAATTCCCGCCCGCGCATGGAAGGCGTTATCAGCAGCAACCTTACCTGCGGGCCGTTCAGCCTGGGTATCAACCTGCGCTACCGCTGGGGCGCAGACCTTTTCAACACCGCCCTTTACAACAAAGTGGAAAACATCAGCCGGTCGGCACTGGCATATAACCAGGACAAAAGAGCGTTGTACGACCGCTGGAAAAATCCGGGCGACGTTGCACAGTTCAAAGGCATCTCTATGACCGACAGGACCGAAATGTCTTCCCGCTTTATACAAAAAGACAATACGGTCGTGGGGGAATCCATCAATATGGGCTATGAAATGCTGACCCAGCCCTGGCTGAAGAAAGCCGGTATGCAAAGCCTGCGCCTGAACGCCTATCTCAACGATATCTTCCGGTGGTCTACCGTGCGCACAGAACGGGGAACGGAATATCCCTTTACCAATACGATCGCCTTCAGCGTCAGCGCTTCTTTTTAA